The sequence GgattaatcaataaataaaaaatgctgcgGAGAAAGTTACttaattttaagaaagaaatttgtatatctcaataaattgtttaaaattaatttatcagTGAATATTTTCTATTCAATCccacagaattttgaaaaaaatgattttcgtaCTTTTTCTCTTCACTTTTTGATAATTTAGACTTAAAATTCGTGCCTGACCATCAAATGTCAGTTTTCTAGCAGCTGATAGTTATTTTACCAACTACAGATTAAATTGCTAAGCTTGTCACCGCAACGCTTCGTTACTTTCTGCTTAAGTGCTTTCGTTGgatttacgaaaataaaatatacgtaAAACTGAATATTGTGAACTGTAGAATATGATCGCTAGTGTATACAGCACTTAACGTTAGGTAGAATCCTTAAACTGAATTTACATGAGGCAAAGGCACATCTGGATGGTAGCAGCAGtcgagcaaaaacaacaataacatgtatattgttgttgcttgaaACTTTTAGACTGTCAAACTCAAACTGATCGGCAGACTATAGCTCACTGAGCTCTCTTTAAGCACGTATGTACCATTTGAGCATGATCATGAAGAAAACAACagagtttgaaattttagagGTGAGATCATATTATAAAAAAGTCTATTCGGCTGCCTTACTGTTACTACTTTGATAATGCGCCGTGGTATGAAGCGATGTGAACAATGactcatggtgaaaagaattcagaaggCATGTCCAAGAtcgacgagtgtgtgaataagtGTGAAATGAGCCAGCAGAATTCGACTGTCGAGTACATGGTGACGTGGCCGCATGCGCAGTTCTGCTGACAAAGCATTCCTGAACTAACAgtcaaagttactctcacaattttgcttcggatggacAAACCTCAAGATATGGTAGAATGCAAGATTACTCTGAAGAAACTCTCGCAAGGTAATTGAGACTGGACTGCTTACAAATGACGTAAATCGCTCTCAAAATGTTGTATGACGAATTACGTAATTCGAACGGTAATTGGGGAGTGAAGTACGAATAAGAGAGCGAATTATATGCCGTGGGAACATAATATTAAGGTAGGAGGAATATCAGGTTATTGTTCCACCTCTCATATCTCCATTTTGCACATTTAAAACAAATCGCTAGGTGAAGCCCGCAAATTTTACTATTGAAACATATCTGTCCTATCGAAATTCTTGTAGTTTGGCaactcaattttcattttaccGCCTCATTTGTATACGCGAGTACAGCGATTCGATTTGCTTGAtgccattttgaaaattaaatattaagacAGCAAAAAGGTGCTCACATGAGAGAACGGAACAAAGTCAAAGCAGAAATTTGACAGATGTTAAGCCACATCTAGTTGTAGGTGTAGAGTTGGGGTAGCTAGATTAAATGATTAGCATTTAGATATGTTACGCATGCATctacgaaaaataaaatgaattgtatAAGGCTtcagaatttaaaatgaaatatgaaacaGATGCCGTATGACGTTAATGGAGGATTGAATGCTTccaatgcttcagaagttgttgaTTTGTCGCCATAAGCAAATGACTTAAACGTTAAGGCGTTAAATCGCATGAACGAGGGAACCAGTGAAAAGAACCACTTCTGTGAAGAAAGTTGTCACCAAATTGATTTGGGAATAAATTGATTGTTAAGCGCTCCGTATGGCAAGTTGAGCCATCTTGTTAGTGGCTCATTCTTCATTTCCTAAGCACCGATGATGCCGCTAGCGTGTAAACCGAACCAAAaagtcaatttttatacatGTAATTGGTGAATCGTTAACGGCTTGAGGATTGTCTTCGCTCCATATACACCAATTTTCCTTATTGACTTAGCCATTTACCAAAATCATCACTCAACACAATTCTTCGATAAAAATGCTCATGCCCGGACGGTTTCAAATGAACCCCATCAGCAAAAATGCGCATCATTTTGGCTTTAATTCTTGCAGGAACTGCATTTAAAAAGCACATAAGCCAAGATACCTACGTGAAATTTCTCatgtagtcgaaggacaaaggctAACAATTTGAGAACAACGACGAGTCGAAATTTCGACCATAGAAGACGTCGGTCTTCTTAACATTCAACACATTCTCGTCGGTACGCGTATTTCGTTGCCTTGTTGAAAGTTTTTTAATCGAGAAGAGTAAAATCAGTGCGAAAGTGATCAATACCGCACGAATTACTTGCTCACTAGCTTACTTGCTTTCTAGTAGCGGTtgtctctcggcaggcaatgtcaaacctccgagtgtatttcgaatattgaaaagctcttaaataaaacaaaaataaaaaccactaGCGATTCGGAGTTCGGCTGAAAACTGTAGGTCTTTCCAGACGCACGCCCCAAATAGGATGCgtgtcaaatttttatttatgctgTTTTTAACTGGATGAAGTGCTCTTTTAATAAGGTTGTACAATTTGAACTTGCCAAACCCAAGGCGccttcattaaaggtggtggcactagaccaacaacaacatttttcacgtttgattgtcaaagaaaagtatttgCTAAGTGGGGAACAAAGAATGAATCCGTCTTGTTTCACTCTggactgacagccacatggacacggcgaaaaaaagtaaatcagctgatttaccgataccacctttataGGGTTCGCCTTGGCCAGATATATCAAGACAGTTTGCCATATTCAGCTGtcgaaccatagttatcgatatctgaagctctcatgcagctaaataCACCCGatataaaagtttatatttgttttttttttaatcattattattgttgttgctattattacTATTAGTATTCGTATCACTGTtagtattttactatttttctttaCACATGTCTTTAAATCGCCTTCGATAAATTAATCGTTTCACGTATATCGATTAAAAGTTCCAACACTTCTTTCATCCCAAATTATAGCAAAATTCCTGCAATTTGCATTTCACTACGGTTTGTGCGTTTTGCGCACTTCTTCATTTCATTCTTGAGTTTGTCcatttttgcatttaaataatCTGAAAGTTTACAAAATAACAAACGAAAAAACCCGTCAACGTGTAACCAAATTGGTAAagtattgaaaattgtttttgcgtCTCCAATTTAGGGCTGTGGTCGCAGTTGGCAGCAAAGCGGAGAGTAGATAGTGAAATTTGCTGAATAGAAATCAGACCCTCGCTATAGCTTCGAAAACGTAAGTGGAGTCTAGTTAAATTTTTAGGCGTGTgaagtatttaaaaactaaattaaacctGCTTTTCTAATTCCAATCTGCTTGCGTCTTCATCTACTATGCTACTTTATAGTTCTGTGTTAAACGACCAAGCCTTTTGATGGAGTTTGACGCAAAGGTCAAGTTACAACGCTTTTGCTATCTTGGCAGATTTGAGCCCGTCTATATACATCTGCGTGGCTCAATCGATGTGGGTAACTATTGGCCGCAGTTACAGGTTCTCTGCCAAGCTTTGGACGATGCCGCAATGCTTTTGATTTTGAAGCAAGCGTTACAGGAGACTACGCTCGTGCGACGTGATGAGGTGAATATTAACTACTTGAACACATTGCAAATTATGACTAATTTTGTTACTTTCAACGCCAATCATATAGTCGCTGTTCGCGTACGCGGTTTACTTAGCTAGCGATGTCGACATTAAATGGAAGACATCGTTGAGGAAAGCCTTTCCGGCGTTAATACTAAATGATGAAGATCTTTTCTTATTCTGCAAATATGCTACACTCATACAACGCGAGCAAAAACATAAGGGATTCACCAATACAGTACGTAAAGCCATAACATCCTGGTATGAGAATCAAACGCCGGAAGAGCTATGCCAAATGTGGCTTACGCATCGTGGTGCACATGGTTTTACGCACAAATCACTTATAAAGATATGCCACATTAATGACGAAACCATCGGTGCTGTGGGTGTGGTTACCCCATTTTTCAAAACCTGTACTGAATTACTTAAAGCTTCTGAATCAAGTGACGACGCTGCAACTATTGAAAATCGTACAGATGCGAGCGCACATACCGATGAAGAGCAACAAGCGGTTACATCCACTGTCGCAGACAATGAAAATACCAAAAGTAACACTGAAATATCACCATCAGCTGTCTTGTCCGTAAGCAAACTTCGCACAACCAAGAATAAGGCAGAGGCGTTGAAAATCATACGTAAATTTAAGTTACGTTACAATCAAGTGCCGGGACACTTGTTACGATTTGGCCCTGTCATGGAGGCATTAATACCAACAATGTCGTATTTGCAGCTGTTAAAAAGTTGGCGCAATTTGGCACGTTACAATCACTTTGATAATCCAAAGATAATGAAACTATGTCAAACATTATTCGAGAACAAGAAGCTATTGCGCAAGGACAATATTCATCCAATTGTGTTTCTTATGCAGATGCGCGACTTGGGTATTCACAATGACTTAGCAAAGGTAgtatcacaaaaaaattgctacAATGCAGATTCAATAGCtatctatatttttttctagttgGCACCCAAAAGGGTCGAAGCGATGAAGATGCCACTGTTGAAGCAGCTCTACCAGCAGTCATTTGGTAACAACCAAAGCAATGGCTTGCGTATGCACATCACAATCAATATACAAAAGAATTACAGGAAAAGTAAGTGGAACACATAAACATTCGTGCGCTGTACCAATAAAAGTGTTTGTGTTACCGGAGAATTACTTTTTGTTACATacgtacaaatattttcaattgttaTAATCACGAATACCAAGTCGATTAACGTAGTTTATTCACTAATTGCAGAAAATTTAAAGAACCACAAAAAATTGGGATTTCTTGAGGCCGCTGTAGCACTGGCGTTCGGTTActataaacaagaaaaggaagTTGATGTATTCTATTGGTGCGATGAAAAacttagtttgggaaaaatgctTTGGAAGCGAGAGATTACCGTAGAAGATGCGCTTGACGTGTGCAATGTGTTTGATGTAAGTTTCAATAACCTGTTTTCGACTTGTATTTGTTTCAcgtattttctatattttaatgtatgcaGGTAACCAAAACCACGCAACGTTTAATAGTGCCAATTTTACGCGCTATGGAAAGTAAGCAAGTATATGATGTCTTCTTGGTGATTGTGCCCACAGCTGGCCGTGGTAATCCCAAACAAAGCTCTGAATTTCTTTGCAAATTTTTGGACAAATATCGCGAAAAGAGGAACCCGAAAGCAAAGTGAGTGTCTGTGTAtgtgaatatttatttgaaatgtagGCTATTATGATGAATCGATAttaatatgtgtaaaattaCTCCATAATGCCAAAATGCCGGTGAATCTATAGCACAACAGTgacttagggggcgtccataaattacgtgaggtgtttttttcaattttctgaacctccctccccccctggtgagatgtcgtgagattttattcaaccccctcccccatccccaatctcacgtgagatttttcaaaatgtgggtttcttatgtaaacgcgttggattgttattgtaaaaagaaaaaaaatttgcttcgtgcttttatttacgactagttaagactagtaatcaatattgctgagagttataagtgtaataaaaatttaacaatagaagacttaaatcgtaactactgcgattaaaaaaagaatatctactctaattcagtccatggagaatcatgcgcggtttcaagagagactattgggaccaacatgtccatatgattttcagtaaaatcatgtgctccttcaacttcgttctaatctagccactctaagccgttgacgcttgcgcacagtaactcattagctcgtcttgtgacaatccgtgagggtcgcactttgcggaacatacgcgcttgcttagctggtgcaatgtgagctgctctcctgtgctctgcagctcttgtgatagatgcgaagtaaataccgcagcatattttctctaaatcatcacgtatacttgggcaatagagatcaataggcgtgctgatgaaggcattcagcggttgaatcggtacgcgtattggaaatggagcaaatgattttccgtcatgttctttaaagtccggaattgtcaaacgtcaacctgagtgatagggcgttcggctcatagtggcgcgaaaagaaccgacgggctacactgtaccgcaaattcagattaaattgagctatttggtataaaacaaatatggtggtttgacagtagtaatgtataacgtcgaagtatgaatgaaattattttctttcgaacgaattagtgaatgatcttaatcatactacgattacgcttgagattaaatcttaagcatgtacaatttttttgtttcaatcagaaaaaaaattgcgtgatatttgccgagacccccccctctctccaacgtaagattagatgagatttgactcgaccccctgccccccttaaacatctcacgtaatttatggacgcccccttataaGATTACCTGGCTGGTGCTCCATACACGTCTACTTGCACTCATTGATTACAATTGTCTCTCTCTTAGGTTCGTCATACTTGAGTTACTCAAGTTTCGCAAATCAATGCGTTATTCGGAAACACGCAATGAAAACATACTTGAAATTTGTGGCCTAGATGAGAATACCACAAATTTGATAAATAACTTTGCTTTGAATCATTTTGGCTAAACCGCTAACTCGAATCTTTTATCAACCACATAAAATGCTGGAAAACGCCTCAACAGTAAGCAAGCAGAGTAAATTAACTAAGTATGCTCAGCGGGCaggtagaaaataaaatacatctCTCCGTTTATCCTTCCTGTgtgagcacaaaaacaaaaaaagcaaagaacGTTTAACATCAACATAGTGTAATATTGTGAGTGCGCGTTTTACAATTACACCACTTACctagtacacacacacatacgctaATGATAACATATAAATGTTCTACTTATATATTTACCATATGAAGAATATGTATAACTAACTACATTATCAATATTAGCATAGATTGTAGTGTTCATAATTATCAGAGATAATTCTATTggatatttcttctttattctaAAATTTAGTGGTAAATGTTCTTGTTTGGTTTTATATTACTTGGTGAAAAAtggcatttttctttgtttttaattcattaatttaaGTCTtgcttattatattttgttactCACGTGTATACCTCCTCTTTGAGAAAATATACCCAAGTGGtatgatttatgatttcttatttatttttaattacaagttgattaaaattaaatgcaaatacatttATGCTTGTCGCAATTGTTTTATACATTTTCTGTTATACTTATAATACTAGTTAAAATACAGCCGTTCAAAACGTACTTTAAAAGTAATGGATAACTGAAAAgccaaacaagcaaaaaataacgCAATTGAGAATTTTGAACACAATACTATTGAATATATACAATCAAATCAAAATTGATCGAAATCATACACGAAACGTACCCATATGGATGCTAAACTGAAATgccttaagaaaatgcaaaatcgCAAACAATTCGAAATGCAAACTACCACTTAAGTTAAACCTAATTAAACTGAATTATTGTAAATTTCAATTATACTTTGTGTGCGTAAACAAAcgataaaaatttactaaagaaattatttaggtAAACGCGTGTAATGGCACCAAAATGCGTGATGAAGAACCTACataaaatgcatatacatacatacatatgtataaaattaGTActcaaaaaacgaaaacgaaacaaacaaaaaaaaaacaaaacgaaaacaaaacaaaaaaagaatattaaaacagatactgaaaaactgaactgattcGAAATAGAAAACAGAActgacaaaataaaatttgtttggtatTTACAagtgatttttaatttaacaaacaATTTAGTTTTAGTATCGAATCTTATTTatactataaatacatacac comes from Anastrepha ludens isolate Willacy chromosome 3, idAnaLude1.1, whole genome shotgun sequence and encodes:
- the LOC128858183 gene encoding RNA-binding protein Ro60, with the protein product MEFDAKVKLQRFCYLGRFEPVYIHLRGSIDVGNYWPQLQVLCQALDDAAMLLILKQALQETTLVRRDESLFAYAVYLASDVDIKWKTSLRKAFPALILNDEDLFLFCKYATLIQREQKHKGFTNTVRKAITSWYENQTPEELCQMWLTHRGAHGFTHKSLIKICHINDETIGAVGVVTPFFKTCTELLKASESSDDAATIENRTDASAHTDEEQQAVTSTVADNENTKSNTEISPSAVLSVSKLRTTKNKAEALKIIRKFKLRYNQVPGHLLRFGPVMEALIPTMSYLQLLKSWRNLARYNHFDNPKIMKLCQTLFENKKLLRKDNIHPIVFLMQMRDLGIHNDLAKLAPKRVEAMKMPLLKQLYQQSFGNNQSNGLRMHITINIQKNYRKKNLKNHKKLGFLEAAVALAFGYYKQEKEVDVFYWCDEKLSLGKMLWKREITVEDALDVCNVFDVTKTTQRLIVPILRAMESKQVYDVFLVIVPTAGRGNPKQSSEFLCKFLDKYREKRNPKAKFVILELLKFRKSMRYSETRNENILEICGLDENTTNLINNFALNHFG